The region TCAATAATGAAACTTCTCCATTATTTATATCAAATTTTATTTTATCACCTGTTTGTATTTTTGCTATTACTCCACCTTTTTTTGCTTCAGGGGTTAAATGAATAGCGGAAGGAACTTTTCCTGAAGCACCTGACATACGTCCATCTGTTAAAATAGCTACTTTAAATCCTTTATCTTGTAAAGCTCCAAGAGGTGGCATTAAGCCGTGAAGTTCAGGCATCCCATTCGCACTTGGTCCTTGATATCTAACAACAGCTATAAAGTCTTTATTTAGATTCCCCGCTTTAAACTCACTTTGAAGTTCTTCTTGAGAGTTAAAAACTATAGCAGGAGCTTCTATAAACATTTGTGTCTCTTTTAGTGCAGAAGTTTTTATAACACTTCTTCCAATATTTCCTTTTAGAAGTTTAAGTCCACCCTCGCTTGAAAATGGTTTTTTAACACTTGAGATTACATCAATATCCCTTGATATTTTTGCACCCTCTTTAAATACTAATTTTTTATCTTCTAAACTTGGTTCTACGATAAAGTTTTCTAAACCAAATCCAACTACAGTATTAATATCATTGTGTACTAATCCTTCATTTAATAACTCAGATATAACAACACTCATTCCACCAGCATCTCTAAAGTGGTTTACATCAGCACTACCGTTTGGATACATTTTACATAAAAGTGGTATCACTTTTGAAAGGGCATCAAAGTCTTCCCAAGTTAAAACTATCCCTGCAGCTTTTGCCATGGCAATTAGATGGATTGTATGATTACTAGAACCACCTGTTGTCATAAGACCAATTATGGCATTTACAAAACTCTTTTCTGTAACCATCTCACCAATACTTAGTTTATCTTTTGTAAGTTTTAAAAGTGTGTTTGCTGCTTCTTGTGTAAGAGCGTCTCTTAAAGGTGTATTTGTATTTACAAATGAACTATTTGGTAGCTGTAATCCCATCATCTCAAGCAACATTTGATTTGAGTTTGCTGTACCATAAAATGTACAAGTTCCACTACTATGATAAGATGATGACTCTGCTTCCAAAAGTTTATCTTTGCCAACTTTTCCTAAAGCATATTCTTGTCTTATTTTTGCTTTTTGTGCATTTGAAATACCTGATGGCATTGGGCCAGCTGGTACAAAAATTGAAGGTAAATGACCAAAAGTTAGAGCTCCTATTAAAAGTCCTGGAACAATCTTATCACATACACCTAAATAAAAAGCACCATCATAAACATTGTGTGAAAGACCAATAGCAG is a window of Halarcobacter sp. DNA encoding:
- the edd gene encoding phosphogluconate dehydratase, producing the protein MNNIIENVTNNIIERSKTSREIYLNRIQIAKESGANRKSVSCSNLAHAIAPLSKDEKNSMTSTQNPNMAIITAYNDMLSAHEPFSVYPSLLKRTLLLNGATAQVAGGVPAMCDGVTQSQPGMELSLFSRDNIAMGTAIGLSHNVYDGAFYLGVCDKIVPGLLIGALTFGHLPSIFVPAGPMPSGISNAQKAKIRQEYALGKVGKDKLLEAESSSYHSSGTCTFYGTANSNQMLLEMMGLQLPNSSFVNTNTPLRDALTQEAANTLLKLTKDKLSIGEMVTEKSFVNAIIGLMTTGGSSNHTIHLIAMAKAAGIVLTWEDFDALSKVIPLLCKMYPNGSADVNHFRDAGGMSVVISELLNEGLVHNDINTVVGFGLENFIVEPSLEDKKLVFKEGAKISRDIDVISSVKKPFSSEGGLKLLKGNIGRSVIKTSALKETQMFIEAPAIVFNSQEELQSEFKAGNLNKDFIAVVRYQGPSANGMPELHGLMPPLGALQDKGFKVAILTDGRMSGASGKVPSAIHLTPEAKKGGVIAKIQTGDKIKFDINNGEVSLLISNEELEKREIYTPNLLGNTHGIGRELFSTIRDNVNSAEEGGTIFDLVGEERS